From Bacteroidales bacterium, one genomic window encodes:
- a CDS encoding sensor histidine kinase: MKSRFYISAIIAAVLVTFGSTSSYAQFGIQDSVYALHEKAKDAGNTHNKGDFIYAIENDDDSVPSLKKTTVQPVVPHNILIINSFSPDILWARNTADSLSSQLKKKSLEYRINTYFLNFDCASGYGYATKVLARIINDYGGKRPDIIVLIGDDAAMTCDLSGVLTGIWGGIPIVALGISQSVPAGIGKSAGIDYQRLPYRSRFFGVVAQTPVNENLKLINKIAPKVNRIVFIDNPYIESLYASELIKKTIKSGYPSIKYSSIMRNTSNADSVLNVIMKADAKTAFITYAWNYDGGGSSYTKHEIDSIFTTKLKAPLFSINTFNYFNNYIVGGYNPSESILAAKGTEIISNIFDQGKNYVSPSDLYVLKNGDYVINKMALKRFKLTSGIKSFYGVRYVNTVKGWLARHPGFFTLFILGMMLFFWLIFMYFHFLKQNVENRKNINQSKKVYEKYNSLFNESELNFAVYDGSGNKLFSIIKSKEKDVKDAIEKYLPENLYTSSIFNDSDINDIRNKRGVTREISTPKRISFMVNPVVGDMGTPYKYMMVISDITSEIQEIEQKEKLDSLINYAINTTDIGIACYNIVTGEGYATEFWFRNLGESASSSGLIQPSYSNFKEGDKAAITDFKQRLIKGKAGSFTNDIQLQNQQNGRIKWIRESIFLRETSAASGPVVVDINFNITSEKVKEIAVEKRVKEAHIAYQDSDRFINSISHEIRTPLTSIVGFSKMLLTEKDPKEIANITNIIKRNNNVLIELFNNILSIAKIDSGMYTFAKDDVKLNGLFRELKTATVHMLQNEKQLTAKNIEIIAEIPLEDSTIVTDEWNFRQVMVNLLSNAVKFTKNGTITFGYQPQETGIYFYVKDTGCGISAKDQERIFNRFEKFDNYSSGTGLGLSLCKSIVRHLNGDLGVISNEGEGSTFWFVLKDLK, encoded by the coding sequence ATGAAGAGTCGTTTTTATATTAGTGCAATTATTGCAGCAGTACTTGTAACTTTTGGCAGCACAAGCTCTTACGCTCAGTTTGGTATTCAGGACAGCGTATATGCTTTGCATGAGAAAGCAAAGGATGCGGGCAATACCCATAACAAGGGAGATTTTATATACGCAATAGAGAATGATGATGATAGCGTCCCTAGTCTAAAGAAGACAACCGTTCAGCCGGTAGTACCGCACAACATATTAATTATCAACTCTTTCTCCCCTGATATACTTTGGGCCAGAAATACTGCGGACAGTCTCTCTTCACAATTGAAAAAGAAAAGCTTAGAGTACAGAATCAACACATACTTTCTAAATTTTGATTGCGCATCAGGATACGGCTATGCAACAAAAGTGCTGGCCCGCATAATTAATGATTATGGCGGAAAACGTCCGGATATTATTGTGCTGATTGGAGATGATGCCGCAATGACTTGTGACCTGTCGGGAGTATTAACAGGAATATGGGGAGGCATTCCTATAGTTGCCCTTGGAATTTCACAAAGTGTTCCGGCAGGCATAGGCAAATCCGCAGGCATAGATTACCAGCGCCTGCCATACAGAAGCAGATTTTTTGGAGTAGTTGCGCAAACACCTGTAAATGAAAATCTTAAGCTAATCAATAAAATTGCTCCAAAAGTAAACAGGATTGTTTTTATAGATAATCCGTACATAGAGAGCCTATATGCAAGCGAGCTTATAAAGAAGACTATAAAGAGCGGATACCCTTCTATAAAATACTCCTCAATAATGAGGAATACAAGCAATGCTGATTCCGTTTTGAATGTCATTATGAAGGCGGATGCCAAAACAGCCTTCATTACTTATGCATGGAATTATGATGGCGGCGGAAGCTCCTACACAAAACATGAGATTGATTCTATCTTCACAACAAAGCTAAAAGCTCCGCTGTTCTCCATTAATACCTTCAATTATTTTAACAATTATATAGTTGGAGGATACAACCCTTCTGAAAGTATCCTGGCTGCAAAAGGAACTGAGATTATCAGCAATATTTTTGACCAGGGAAAAAATTACGTATCACCATCTGATCTTTACGTACTTAAGAACGGAGATTATGTAATCAACAAGATGGCGCTCAAAAGATTTAAGCTTACAAGCGGCATTAAAAGCTTTTACGGCGTAAGATACGTTAACACCGTAAAGGGCTGGCTAGCAAGACATCCAGGATTCTTCACACTGTTTATCCTTGGAATGATGCTGTTCTTCTGGCTGATTTTCATGTATTTCCATTTCTTAAAGCAAAATGTTGAAAACAGAAAGAATATTAACCAGAGCAAAAAAGTCTATGAGAAATACAACTCTTTGTTCAATGAATCAGAATTGAATTTTGCAGTATATGACGGAAGCGGCAACAAGCTCTTCAGCATAATTAAAAGCAAAGAGAAAGATGTAAAAGACGCTATTGAAAAATACTTGCCTGAGAACTTGTATACTTCCTCTATTTTCAACGACAGTGATATCAATGATATCAGAAATAAGAGAGGCGTAACAAGAGAAATCAGCACGCCAAAGAGAATCAGCTTTATGGTAAATCCTGTTGTAGGAGATATGGGAACGCCATACAAGTATATGATGGTTATTTCTGATATAACATCTGAAATTCAGGAGATTGAGCAAAAAGAGAAACTTGATTCCCTAATTAATTATGCAATTAACACTACGGATATTGGAATTGCATGTTATAACATAGTTACCGGAGAAGGTTATGCAACTGAATTCTGGTTTAGAAATCTTGGTGAAAGCGCATCAAGTTCCGGACTAATTCAGCCGTCATATTCTAATTTTAAAGAGGGTGACAAGGCTGCAATTACAGACTTCAAGCAAAGGTTAATAAAAGGAAAGGCAGGCTCTTTCACAAACGATATTCAGCTTCAGAATCAGCAGAATGGAAGAATCAAATGGATTAGAGAGAGCATATTCTTAAGAGAAACTTCAGCCGCATCCGGTCCTGTTGTTGTTGACATCAACTTCAACATTACATCTGAAAAGGTTAAGGAAATTGCTGTAGAGAAGAGAGTTAAAGAGGCTCATATAGCTTATCAGGATAGCGACAGATTTATCAATTCTATTAGCCATGAGATTAGAACACCTCTTACTTCTATAGTTGGTTTCTCAAAAATGCTTCTTACGGAGAAAGATCCAAAGGAGATTGCAAATATTACCAACATCATTAAGAGAAACAATAATGTATTAATAGAGTTGTTTAACAACATCCTGTCAATTGCAAAAATTGATTCCGGAATGTACACGTTTGCAAAGGATGATGTTAAACTTAACGGTCTGTTCAGAGAATTGAAGACCGCAACCGTCCACATGCTGCAAAATGAGAAACAGCTCACTGCCAAGAATATAGAGATTATCGCAGAGATACCTCTGGAGGACAGCACTATTGTTACTGATGAGTGGAACTTCCGCCAGGTGATGGTTAATCTGCTTTCAAATGCGGTTAAGTTCACAAAGAACGGAACAATCACATTTGGTTATCAGCCGCAGGAGACCGGAATATATTTTTACGTAAAAGATACCGGATGCGGTATTTCTGCAAAAGATCAGGAGAGAATATTTAACAGATTTGAAAAATTTGATAATTATTCCAGTGGAACCGGACTTGGCCTGTCACTTTGCAAGAGTATTGTTAGACATTTGAACGGAGACCTTGGAGTCATTTCCAATGAGGGCGAGGGCTCAACGTTCTGGTTTGTATTAAAAGATTTGAAATAA
- a CDS encoding response regulator — protein MKKILRFICFAVVLMAAAFPASAQSGKAVKHIQIISSYGYDDAWGQLLCSKITYYTKKVIPGASVGITNTDIAHKQTLADGITELTEAFSRMQASPDAIVIVGTEAWMVLKSSGISLGNTPIVVCAPTDETISNYSYFLARHAVPDSLKSTVKADAAGYNVTGVFGKDVVEPTIVALKVLFPNTKSAIYFSERTFEDCLNADKFETQLGARNMDFIVTDIKKINADMINSTISNFTKQNAAILINSYSTENSSGYNSVYNANNVPIIILKEIPADESTPLVGGIFTSASKIAAAAAASIKQIVAGTPATSIEYKYISPERMAINKVAASKMGLKIAGNKYNILYEDHTSFISKYAIRILSCLLIILLLFAAFINLAVRKRNKKVSEDVELYKKLLRDYSTLFKNSPIGIAVFNKDGIFMEDNQKAAAELSQVIPDYKKTSSFTLFNSPYVSDATLQKIKHKEIADKHYIFKVNDNNIYQRVIFIPTDVESKEALVLLIVNNTEEYMERAEKDRINTSFLLAMDASKYGVAKFDMAKPDFAYIGTDSWFYNLKIKNGTKLDISFNHLVKEDLASVLRFVDQAKEGTETDFSKDVRIKNDDGTLHWLHLAISVSNYDKAENQLICYAVVSDIDSQKQKGDELSKTYQKYVDSTKLRNSLITNMGNELKTPLNALVGFSELLVEATPADNKEELQKYIEENNDKLLQMVQQMISVSDIESHNAYSQMAEFNLEAVFEKVVADTIQKTQGTSINVDFTKQGNTILLSDKSRVENIVQLLCDNAISFIGPSRNGTIKVGYDVRENNIYMYASDTGNKISGERRARLFDRFDHLSDESYVGQGLNLPIARSIVRSLHGEIGYKQNETGEGNTVWCIIPKNYAEASSDNVKGELENAATVQNKGQKVILIAEDNQNNFQLLNFILRKEYQIIHAHDGEEALKMTLDKKPNVVLMDIKMPKMDGFQATAAIRKTDKTTPIIAVTAYTSEKSRAQVRDGQFNGYISKPVNESELRRALKGVLSDEKEEKK, from the coding sequence ATGAAGAAGATTTTAAGGTTTATCTGTTTTGCCGTCGTCTTAATGGCTGCGGCGTTTCCCGCCTCCGCACAAAGCGGCAAGGCTGTGAAACACATACAGATAATCAGTTCCTATGGCTATGATGATGCGTGGGGGCAATTGTTGTGCAGCAAAATAACATACTACACTAAAAAAGTTATACCTGGAGCATCTGTCGGGATTACAAATACCGACATTGCTCATAAACAAACACTTGCAGATGGAATTACAGAGCTTACGGAGGCTTTTTCCAGAATGCAGGCAAGTCCCGACGCTATAGTTATAGTTGGAACGGAGGCTTGGATGGTTTTAAAATCCTCCGGTATCTCCCTAGGCAATACCCCTATTGTTGTATGTGCGCCTACAGATGAGACAATTAGCAACTATTCTTATTTTCTTGCAAGACATGCAGTTCCCGACAGTTTAAAGAGTACGGTGAAGGCGGATGCAGCAGGATATAACGTTACAGGAGTTTTTGGAAAGGATGTTGTTGAACCAACCATCGTTGCCTTGAAAGTGCTGTTTCCAAACACAAAATCTGCAATATATTTTTCAGAAAGAACATTTGAAGATTGCCTGAATGCGGACAAATTTGAGACGCAGCTTGGAGCAAGAAATATGGATTTTATTGTTACCGACATTAAGAAGATAAATGCGGATATGATAAATTCCACCATATCCAACTTCACAAAACAAAATGCGGCAATTCTCATAAATTCCTATAGTACAGAGAATTCTTCCGGATACAATTCTGTTTACAACGCAAATAACGTCCCTATTATAATCCTTAAAGAGATACCTGCGGATGAAAGCACTCCTCTTGTCGGAGGTATTTTTACAAGCGCATCTAAAATTGCAGCGGCAGCGGCAGCCTCTATCAAACAAATAGTTGCAGGGACGCCGGCTACCTCAATCGAGTACAAATATATCTCTCCGGAGAGAATGGCTATAAATAAGGTAGCTGCCAGCAAGATGGGACTAAAGATTGCAGGAAACAAGTATAATATTCTATATGAGGATCATACAAGTTTCATATCCAAATATGCAATAAGGATTTTATCCTGTCTTCTGATTATTTTGCTTTTGTTTGCCGCATTTATAAACCTAGCAGTACGCAAAAGGAACAAAAAAGTATCGGAAGACGTTGAGCTATACAAAAAGCTATTAAGGGATTACAGCACTTTATTCAAAAATTCCCCAATAGGAATTGCAGTCTTCAATAAAGACGGAATATTCATGGAGGATAACCAAAAGGCTGCAGCTGAGCTATCTCAGGTAATTCCTGATTACAAAAAGACCTCCTCTTTCACCCTGTTTAATTCTCCTTACGTTTCAGATGCTACGCTTCAAAAAATTAAGCATAAGGAGATTGCAGATAAGCACTACATATTTAAGGTGAATGATAACAATATTTATCAGAGGGTAATTTTCATCCCGACAGATGTAGAAAGCAAAGAGGCCCTGGTACTTTTAATTGTCAATAATACAGAGGAATACATGGAGAGAGCAGAGAAGGATAGAATTAATACCTCCTTCTTGCTTGCGATGGATGCGTCAAAATATGGTGTTGCAAAATTTGATATGGCAAAACCTGACTTTGCATACATCGGTACTGACTCATGGTTCTATAATCTGAAAATAAAGAACGGTACTAAGCTGGATATCAGCTTTAACCATCTGGTAAAAGAAGACCTTGCCTCCGTGCTTAGGTTTGTGGACCAGGCAAAGGAGGGAACTGAAACTGATTTCTCAAAGGATGTAAGAATTAAAAATGATGACGGGACATTGCATTGGCTGCATCTTGCAATTTCAGTTAGCAATTATGATAAGGCTGAAAATCAGCTGATATGCTATGCCGTCGTATCAGACATTGATTCTCAAAAACAAAAGGGCGACGAGCTCTCCAAGACGTATCAGAAATATGTGGATTCTACAAAACTGAGAAATTCGCTTATTACCAACATGGGCAATGAGCTTAAGACCCCTCTTAACGCACTTGTAGGATTTTCAGAACTTTTGGTTGAGGCTACTCCGGCAGACAACAAAGAGGAACTTCAGAAATATATAGAAGAGAATAATGACAAACTGCTGCAAATGGTTCAGCAGATGATATCTGTCTCAGATATAGAGTCTCACAATGCATATTCTCAAATGGCAGAATTCAACTTAGAGGCTGTCTTTGAGAAAGTTGTGGCCGATACAATTCAGAAAACACAAGGTACCAGCATTAATGTTGACTTCACAAAACAAGGAAATACAATTTTACTATCTGACAAGTCCAGAGTAGAAAACATTGTTCAGCTATTGTGTGACAATGCTATATCGTTCATAGGACCATCCAGAAATGGTACTATTAAAGTTGGATATGACGTGCGTGAAAACAATATTTATATGTATGCCAGCGATACCGGCAACAAAATTTCCGGCGAGAGAAGAGCAAGACTGTTTGACAGGTTTGATCATCTGAGCGATGAATCCTATGTAGGCCAGGGACTTAACCTGCCTATTGCACGTTCTATAGTAAGATCTCTGCACGGAGAAATCGGATACAAGCAAAATGAAACCGGAGAAGGAAATACCGTATGGTGCATTATTCCAAAGAATTACGCAGAAGCATCTAGCGACAACGTAAAGGGAGAGCTGGAAAATGCCGCCACTGTTCAAAACAAGGGACAGAAAGTTATTCTAATTGCAGAAGACAATCAGAACAACTTCCAGCTGCTGAACTTCATACTGAGAAAAGAGTATCAGATTATTCATGCTCACGACGGAGAAGAGGCGTTAAAGATGACTCTTGATAAGAAACCAAATGTAGTTCTAATGGATATCAAGATGCCTAAGATGGATGGATTCCAGGCAACGGCAGCAATCAGAAAGACAGATAAAACAACTCCTATAATTGCAGTAACTGCTTATACATCAGAAAAGAGCAGAGCTCAGGTAAGAGACGGACAGTTCAACGGATATATATCAAAACCGGTAAATGAGTCTGAATTGAGAAGAGCGCTTAAAGGTGTGTTATCAGATGAAAAGGAGGAAAAGAAATGA
- a CDS encoding DUF1460 domain-containing protein has product MKKRLLYAASIALTMFITIVPFSGIKAQFCSTEQRAQMDSATMVMVCPESNCLPASTEQCAVTTPLDIFLADKILMKLQPYSGKSVPQLMIMAASMLMGTPYVAGTLEDAKDINNEKLRINLHQTDCIIFVETCFNLALAAHNYGKSCTFSEFAMLERSSRYRKGVVDGYPSRLHYTTEWIRQNEENGNLKDITMELGGEVYNHPIFFMSRNYKRYKQMAAAYDSTATAADRAFAKSNLDRISQAEETLNKQPITYIPKDKVDACLGKIKSGDIICYMSGTPGLDIAHVTIAYVENGRVGFVHASMADMKVEVDKMTISEYVKSRKSITGIKVVRPLSNNDKNN; this is encoded by the coding sequence ATGAAAAAGAGGTTACTCTATGCCGCAAGCATAGCATTAACAATGTTTATTACCATTGTGCCTTTTTCAGGTATAAAAGCACAATTTTGCAGTACGGAACAGCGTGCGCAGATGGACTCTGCAACAATGGTTATGGTTTGCCCTGAGTCAAATTGTCTCCCCGCTTCAACGGAACAATGCGCAGTAACGACGCCTCTTGACATATTTCTGGCAGATAAAATTCTTATGAAACTGCAGCCATATTCTGGCAAGAGCGTACCTCAGCTTATGATAATGGCTGCCAGCATGTTAATGGGCACCCCTTATGTTGCGGGCACCTTGGAAGATGCAAAAGATATTAATAATGAGAAACTTAGAATAAATCTGCATCAGACTGACTGCATAATTTTTGTTGAGACCTGTTTTAACCTGGCGCTTGCCGCACATAATTATGGAAAGAGCTGTACTTTCTCAGAATTTGCAATGCTTGAACGCTCCAGCAGATACAGAAAAGGTGTAGTTGACGGCTATCCAAGCAGGCTGCACTATACAACAGAGTGGATTAGACAGAATGAGGAGAACGGCAATTTGAAAGATATCACAATGGAGCTTGGCGGGGAAGTCTATAATCATCCAATATTTTTCATGAGCCGCAACTACAAGAGATACAAGCAAATGGCAGCTGCTTATGATTCAACTGCAACTGCTGCTGACCGCGCGTTTGCAAAAAGCAATCTGGACAGAATATCACAAGCGGAGGAGACATTAAACAAGCAACCTATAACTTATATTCCAAAAGATAAAGTTGACGCTTGCCTTGGTAAAATAAAAAGCGGAGATATAATATGCTATATGTCAGGCACTCCTGGGCTTGATATAGCTCACGTTACAATAGCGTATGTAGAAAATGGAAGAGTTGGATTTGTACATGCTTCAATGGCGGACATGAAGGTGGAGGTTGATAAGATGACTATAAGCGAATATGTAAAGTCCAGAAAATCAATCACAGGGATAAAGGTAGTCCGTCCCCTATCAAATAATGACAAAAACAATTAG
- a CDS encoding branched-chain amino acid aminotransferase: MDWSKLSFSYTPTDKYITCMYEDGVWKKPEINSDINICISGLAPSLHYGIECFEGLKAFRGKDGKIRIFRPDENAKRMQSSAAYLGMEAPTTEDFTNMCIMAVKENERYLPPYGSGASLYIRPVLFGVGSQLGIAPAKKQLLFVAVAPVGSYSGSGNLVPVNGVIARKYDRAAGHGTGCYKVGGNYAASIHAGQLAKKAGYKAVLYLDPMEHKYIDEFASSNFFGIKNNTYVTPLSNSILPSITNKSLEVAAKDLGMKVERRRVPAEELAEFKEVGECGTAVVITPVSSIDDKPEIDSTECKRYTYSGLDTCTKLYSHIVGIQNGEIKDEHNWCIIL, encoded by the coding sequence ATGGACTGGAGTAAATTAAGTTTTTCATACACGCCAACGGATAAATACATCACATGTATGTATGAAGATGGCGTTTGGAAGAAACCAGAAATCAATAGTGATATTAACATCTGCATCAGCGGATTAGCACCATCGCTTCATTATGGCATTGAGTGCTTTGAGGGATTAAAGGCATTCAGGGGAAAAGATGGCAAAATCAGAATTTTCCGTCCGGATGAGAATGCAAAGAGAATGCAATCTTCCGCCGCATATTTGGGAATGGAAGCTCCTACCACAGAAGATTTTACAAATATGTGCATAATGGCTGTAAAGGAGAATGAGAGATATCTTCCTCCTTATGGTTCCGGCGCATCTCTTTATATCAGACCTGTATTATTTGGAGTTGGCTCTCAGCTAGGAATAGCACCGGCAAAAAAGCAGCTGTTATTTGTTGCTGTAGCTCCGGTAGGCTCATATTCAGGTAGCGGCAACTTGGTTCCTGTAAACGGAGTCATTGCCAGAAAATATGACCGTGCAGCCGGACATGGCACAGGATGCTATAAAGTTGGCGGAAATTACGCTGCATCTATTCATGCAGGACAATTAGCAAAGAAAGCCGGGTACAAGGCTGTTCTTTACCTTGACCCTATGGAGCATAAATATATAGATGAGTTTGCCTCATCAAATTTCTTTGGCATTAAGAACAACACATACGTTACACCTCTTTCAAACAGCATACTTCCTTCTATAACTAATAAGTCACTGGAAGTTGCAGCAAAAGATTTGGGTATGAAAGTGGAAAGAAGAAGAGTTCCTGCAGAGGAGCTGGCAGAATTCAAAGAGGTTGGAGAGTGTGGTACAGCCGTAGTCATTACCCCGGTAAGTTCTATAGACGATAAACCGGAGATTGATTCAACTGAATGCAAACGTTACACTTACAGCGGCCTGGATACTTGCACAAAACTTTACAGCCATATTGTAGGCATTCAAAACGGCGAGATTAAAGATGAGCACAATTGGTGCATAATACTTTAA
- a CDS encoding DUF47 family protein: protein MWLNKFIHVLTGSGKKFYPLFIEQSDIVEKSAALLVSILKEDSYEKKKEYAREVKALEKRGDVMETTIFEALSRTYSTPFDREDVQNLCSRIETFLDYIHDSAKKVVIYHPKYVDNTWTEIGELIYDDSKLLSGIIKDLSIVRSKSKDIMDKCVKIKDIEQEVDDQYECYMSNLFEVEKNGIELTKYKNIIQSLEDTTDKAKEIGDCIKMILVKEG from the coding sequence ATGTGGTTAAATAAATTTATTCACGTTCTCACCGGTTCCGGCAAAAAATTCTACCCCTTATTTATTGAGCAATCTGATATTGTAGAGAAATCTGCTGCGTTGCTTGTTAGCATACTAAAGGAGGATTCTTATGAGAAAAAGAAAGAGTATGCACGTGAGGTTAAGGCTCTGGAGAAACGGGGTGATGTAATGGAAACTACTATATTTGAGGCTCTTTCCAGAACTTATTCAACTCCCTTTGACAGAGAGGATGTCCAGAACCTGTGCTCCAGAATAGAGACTTTTCTGGACTATATTCATGATTCCGCCAAAAAAGTTGTCATATATCATCCTAAATATGTGGATAATACATGGACGGAAATTGGGGAGCTGATTTATGATGATTCCAAGTTGCTGTCGGGAATAATAAAAGACTTGTCCATTGTCCGCTCAAAGTCAAAGGATATTATGGATAAATGTGTGAAGATAAAGGATATAGAGCAGGAGGTTGACGACCAGTATGAGTGCTATATGAGCAATTTGTTTGAGGTTGAGAAAAACGGCATTGAGCTCACAAAGTATAAAAATATAATACAGTCCCTGGAAGATACTACGGACAAAGCCAAAGAAATCGGGGACTGTATTAAAATGATTCTAGTTAAAGAGGGCTAA
- a CDS encoding D-cysteine desulfhydrase family protein produces MKRLHLANLPTKIQKLERLSKELNANLYVKRDDQTGSEFSGNKIRKLEFEAAEALDKGCNMLITCGGIQSNHCRATVEVATLLGMKSAVLLRISQTPPVTGNYFLDRLLGADVKFCNQDEYRNHRNDIMNQMAEEYKKQGYKPYVIPEGASNAIGTMGYFNCMKEIVEQEKQLGIQFNTIVVATGSGGTIAGLYLANELMNLGKRVVGMAVCDDTEYFTNVAYKIASEAVSLLPEYAGRKLERSNIEINDKYVGIGYALSRPEELEFIKRVARTEGLILDPVYTGKAMYGIWNELQPGGSFSHNGNVLFIHTGGLFGLFPISETFPL; encoded by the coding sequence ATGAAAAGACTTCATCTGGCAAATCTGCCAACAAAAATTCAAAAACTTGAGAGACTCTCAAAAGAACTTAACGCTAACCTCTACGTAAAACGCGATGACCAGACCGGCAGCGAGTTTTCCGGCAACAAAATCCGCAAACTGGAATTTGAAGCCGCCGAGGCGCTGGACAAAGGGTGCAATATGCTGATTACCTGCGGCGGAATACAATCCAACCATTGCCGCGCTACAGTAGAAGTTGCAACATTGCTTGGAATGAAATCGGCCGTACTGTTGAGAATATCACAGACTCCTCCTGTTACCGGAAATTATTTTCTTGACAGGCTGTTGGGAGCAGACGTAAAATTCTGCAACCAGGATGAGTACAGAAACCACCGCAATGACATTATGAACCAAATGGCGGAAGAGTATAAGAAACAGGGATATAAGCCTTATGTAATTCCGGAGGGAGCATCAAACGCCATTGGCACAATGGGATATTTCAACTGCATGAAGGAAATTGTTGAGCAGGAGAAACAACTTGGAATTCAATTTAATACAATAGTTGTTGCAACCGGAAGCGGCGGAACTATTGCAGGCCTTTACCTTGCCAATGAACTGATGAATCTTGGTAAAAGAGTTGTGGGCATGGCCGTATGCGATGATACAGAATACTTTACAAATGTAGCTTATAAAATTGCTTCAGAGGCTGTTAGCCTGCTGCCTGAGTATGCAGGGAGAAAACTAGAACGCAGCAACATAGAAATCAATGATAAATACGTAGGAATAGGATACGCGCTAAGCCGTCCGGAAGAGCTGGAATTTATAAAGAGAGTAGCTCGTACGGAGGGACTTATACTAGACCCGGTATATACAGGGAAGGCTATGTACGGTATATGGAATGAATTACAGCCGGGCGGCAGTTTCAGCCACAACGGAAACGTATTGTTCATACATACCGGCGGATTATTTGGTTTGTTCCCTATTAGCGAGACATTCCCGCTGTAA